Proteins encoded together in one Terriglobus saanensis SP1PR4 window:
- a CDS encoding GNAT family N-acetyltransferase, with protein sequence MPTQTLIREATTADAPEIVSLVRELAAYEHEPTAAILTVEDILRDGFGPAPYFHCLIAEQDGEVAAFALYFFQYSTWEGRPTLYLEDLFVRERFRKLGIGKGLFQCLARIALDRNCTRFQWECLDWNKPGLDFYEANGAKVLREWLNLRITGEDLKALATPEK encoded by the coding sequence GTGCCCACCCAAACCCTGATCCGCGAAGCCACCACGGCCGACGCCCCCGAGATCGTCTCCCTCGTCCGCGAACTCGCCGCCTACGAACACGAACCTACCGCCGCCATCCTCACCGTCGAAGACATCCTCCGCGACGGCTTCGGCCCCGCGCCTTACTTCCACTGCCTCATCGCCGAACAGGACGGAGAAGTCGCAGCCTTCGCTCTCTACTTCTTCCAGTACTCCACCTGGGAGGGCCGACCCACACTCTACCTCGAAGACCTCTTCGTGCGCGAACGCTTCCGCAAACTCGGCATCGGCAAAGGCCTCTTCCAATGCCTCGCCCGGATCGCCCTCGACCGCAACTGCACGCGTTTCCAATGGGAGTGCCTCGACTGGAACAAGCCCGGCCTGGACTTCTATGAGGCCAACGGCGCGAAAGTCCTACGCGAATGGCTGAACCTGCGGATCACCGGCGAAGATCTTAAAGCCCTGGCTACGCCAGAAAAATAA
- a CDS encoding sensor domain-containing diguanylate cyclase produces MKSVSPALQSSRAGLSFLLFGPAALVLLMQPTRLSGLDAAAWLVALFCAALLMRFAYILRKKRRQATISNLLLGLLLFFAAERLAGIALRSPQLSSLMPYLPWIQAVTSIALTLCAIAAFPRIQIALAQAASARKEHADFVAAAESSLDDFYIFDGIPDASGAIVDFRFRYLNANAEMRLKINREDLYGKVLTEVRPYMISSGLIHHYREIVRTGVPFVAEIFIDDDRIKATWINVQAVKLGDGLAVTSRDITARKQLDDQVRYLAHHDQLTGLPNRTLMQDRLNQAILRADRSKNKVAVFVLDIDRFKHVNDSLGHSCGDALLVSVSNKLLSCVRKSDTVVRMGGDEFLIVMPEVKNLEDAMQCGLQLVERTATPSLLGDQEVAVTISAGLSLYPDHGSNVGELLKNADTAMYLVKTRGRNGVQVYTDIAS; encoded by the coding sequence GTGAAAAGCGTCTCACCAGCTCTACAGAGTTCGCGAGCGGGCCTCTCTTTCCTTCTGTTTGGGCCCGCCGCGCTCGTACTGCTCATGCAACCCACGCGCCTCTCCGGCCTGGATGCAGCGGCATGGTTAGTGGCTCTCTTCTGCGCCGCACTGCTCATGCGCTTCGCATACATTCTGCGAAAGAAACGTCGCCAGGCCACTATCAGCAACCTTCTGCTTGGACTGCTTCTCTTCTTTGCAGCAGAACGTCTCGCTGGCATCGCTCTCCGCTCGCCACAGCTTTCGTCGCTGATGCCTTACTTGCCCTGGATTCAGGCAGTCACTTCCATCGCCCTTACTTTGTGCGCGATAGCCGCCTTCCCGCGGATTCAGATTGCCCTGGCGCAGGCGGCGAGCGCGCGCAAGGAACATGCGGACTTCGTCGCCGCTGCAGAGAGCAGTCTCGACGACTTCTACATCTTTGACGGCATACCCGATGCCTCAGGCGCGATCGTAGACTTCCGCTTCCGCTATCTCAACGCCAATGCGGAGATGCGCTTGAAGATCAACCGTGAAGACTTATACGGAAAGGTCCTCACCGAGGTCCGGCCCTATATGATCTCCTCCGGCCTCATCCATCACTACCGGGAGATCGTCCGCACCGGCGTACCGTTCGTCGCCGAAATATTCATCGACGACGATAGGATCAAGGCCACCTGGATCAACGTGCAGGCCGTAAAACTCGGCGATGGCCTTGCCGTGACCAGCCGCGACATTACGGCGCGGAAACAGCTGGACGATCAGGTCAGATATCTCGCCCATCACGACCAGCTCACCGGACTTCCGAACCGAACCCTCATGCAGGACCGTCTGAATCAGGCCATCCTGCGCGCTGACAGGAGCAAGAACAAAGTCGCGGTCTTCGTCCTCGACATCGACCGCTTCAAACACGTCAACGATTCTCTCGGCCACTCCTGCGGCGACGCTCTCCTCGTCTCCGTAAGCAACAAGCTGCTCTCCTGCGTACGCAAAAGCGACACGGTCGTACGGATGGGCGGCGATGAGTTCCTCATCGTCATGCCCGAAGTCAAGAATCTGGAAGACGCGATGCAGTGCGGCCTGCAACTTGTAGAAAGAACGGCTACGCCCTCGCTCCTTGGCGACCAGGAGGTTGCGGTCACCATCAGCGCCGGCCTCAGCCTCTATCCGGACCACGGCTCCAACGTGGGGGAACTGCTCAAAAACGCCGACACCGCCATGTACCTCGTCAAGACCAGAGGCCGCAACGGCGTCCAGGTTTACACAGACATCGCTTCCTGA
- the dut gene encoding dUTP diphosphatase, with protein sequence MSIAIQTQKLRPEAKLPRYAHTGPWGDLAADLYSAEAAVISPGSTTLVPTGIAMAFPADYGALVEDRSGLAVKGITTLAGVIDPGYRGEIKVVLTNVSSAPITLAAGDRIAQLRIVQRLQADFVEVEKLDETTRGSGGFGSTGA encoded by the coding sequence ATGTCCATCGCCATCCAGACCCAGAAACTCCGCCCCGAGGCCAAGCTCCCCAGGTACGCCCACACCGGCCCCTGGGGCGATCTCGCCGCCGACCTCTACTCCGCCGAAGCCGCGGTCATCTCCCCCGGCAGCACCACGCTCGTCCCCACCGGGATCGCCATGGCCTTCCCTGCGGATTACGGCGCGCTCGTCGAAGACCGTAGCGGTCTCGCCGTCAAAGGCATCACCACCCTGGCGGGTGTCATCGACCCCGGCTACCGCGGCGAAATCAAGGTCGTTCTGACCAACGTCAGCAGCGCGCCCATCACCCTGGCCGCCGGAGACCGCATCGCCCAGCTCCGCATCGTGCAGCGCCTGCAGGCCGACTTTGTGGAAGTGGAAAAACTGGACGAAACCACACGCGGAAGTGGTGGATTTGGCAGTACCGGCGCATAA
- the purL gene encoding phosphoribosylformylglycinamidine synthase subunit PurL, producing the protein MANQQVQQQNPDVPQPVEITPAILKLHNITDDEYAKIHATLCRTPSLTELGIYSVMWSEHCSYKSSKVHLKRLPTKSDLVVQGPGENAGIIDVGEGWACAFKIESHNHPSYIEPYQGAATGVGGILRDIFTMGARPLAVMDSLRFGPLDAKDPTEAAKNRQIMEGVVHGVAGYGNCFGVPNLGGETRFEECYSGNPLLNAFALGLVRMDEIFYAKATGVGNPVIYVGAKTGRDGIHGATMASEEFTEGSEQKRPNVQMGDPFLEKLLLEACLEVMHLPSHAVLGIQDMGAAGLTCSICEMGARGGVGLDVELDLVPQRETGMTSYEIMLSESQERMLLVAEKGKEQEVLDVFAKWGLDAAIVGTVIEENRMKIRQHGVLVADLSNESLTDEAPLYHRPVGVWKAPVPLEPPAWVLEELQKPRDYTADLKKLLASGNICDKKYIFEQYDSMVQTNTVQGPGGEAGMIRIKGTGKNRPEEPGEAKLKTEDLQLATPNRERGLAMALAGNGRWTWLDPKLGAMHAVAEAARKVACTGAKPVAATNCLNFGNPMKPEIMAQLSLAIDGIAEACTALGTPITGGNVSLYNETRIGGEAVGIYPTPVLGIVGIIDDVTKAVPSGFVGRNDEVILLTGASSIGERSPEDLVKELGSTALAQSVFGTTWGTPPAFNLQDEAALHQLLQLLAKEGLLTSAFDLSDGGLAVALAKACVKGNVGCEIFPSHLNNSLRQVSELFSETSAVIVTARPGTFAKIDAHTEKVGTIFAQHIGITGGDRLTIPFEDASIRISVSDLSLAFNEKLAAERVDQVVSA; encoded by the coding sequence ATGGCCAATCAGCAAGTTCAGCAACAGAATCCCGACGTCCCGCAGCCGGTTGAGATTACACCGGCGATCCTCAAGCTGCATAACATTACGGACGACGAGTACGCGAAGATCCACGCGACACTTTGTCGCACGCCGTCGCTCACCGAGCTAGGCATCTACTCCGTCATGTGGAGCGAACACTGCTCCTACAAGTCCAGCAAGGTCCACCTCAAGCGCCTGCCCACGAAGAGCGATCTCGTGGTCCAGGGCCCCGGCGAAAACGCCGGCATCATCGACGTCGGCGAAGGCTGGGCCTGCGCCTTCAAGATCGAATCGCACAATCACCCCAGCTATATTGAGCCCTACCAGGGCGCGGCCACCGGCGTTGGAGGCATCCTTCGCGACATCTTCACCATGGGCGCACGTCCACTGGCCGTGATGGACTCCCTTCGCTTCGGCCCGCTGGACGCGAAAGATCCCACGGAAGCCGCGAAGAACCGCCAGATCATGGAAGGCGTCGTGCATGGAGTGGCCGGATACGGCAACTGCTTTGGCGTTCCCAACCTCGGCGGCGAAACCCGCTTTGAGGAGTGCTACTCCGGCAATCCCCTGCTGAATGCCTTCGCACTCGGTCTCGTGCGCATGGACGAGATCTTCTACGCCAAGGCCACCGGCGTCGGCAACCCCGTCATCTACGTCGGCGCAAAGACGGGCCGCGACGGTATTCATGGAGCCACCATGGCCTCCGAAGAGTTCACCGAAGGCTCCGAACAGAAGCGCCCCAACGTGCAGATGGGCGATCCGTTCCTCGAAAAACTCCTCCTCGAGGCCTGCCTCGAAGTCATGCACCTTCCCTCGCACGCCGTCCTTGGTATTCAGGACATGGGCGCTGCCGGTCTGACCTGCTCGATCTGCGAGATGGGAGCGCGGGGAGGAGTCGGCCTGGACGTCGAACTCGACCTCGTTCCCCAGCGCGAAACCGGCATGACCAGCTACGAGATCATGCTTTCGGAGTCGCAGGAGCGCATGCTCCTCGTCGCAGAAAAGGGCAAGGAACAGGAAGTCCTCGACGTCTTTGCCAAGTGGGGACTCGATGCTGCCATCGTCGGTACAGTCATTGAAGAAAACCGCATGAAGATCCGCCAGCACGGCGTGCTGGTCGCGGACCTCTCCAACGAATCGCTGACCGACGAAGCCCCGCTCTACCATCGGCCCGTCGGCGTGTGGAAGGCTCCCGTTCCGCTCGAACCGCCCGCGTGGGTTCTGGAAGAGTTGCAGAAGCCGCGCGATTACACCGCGGACCTCAAGAAACTGCTCGCCTCCGGCAACATCTGCGACAAGAAGTACATCTTCGAGCAGTACGACAGCATGGTCCAGACCAATACCGTGCAGGGTCCCGGCGGAGAAGCCGGCATGATCCGCATCAAGGGAACTGGAAAAAACCGCCCTGAAGAGCCGGGTGAAGCCAAACTAAAAACTGAGGACTTGCAACTTGCAACTCCAAACCGCGAACGCGGTCTCGCGATGGCGCTCGCCGGAAACGGCCGCTGGACGTGGCTCGATCCGAAGCTCGGCGCGATGCACGCCGTCGCGGAAGCTGCCCGCAAGGTCGCCTGCACCGGTGCCAAGCCCGTCGCCGCGACCAACTGCCTCAACTTCGGCAACCCGATGAAGCCCGAGATTATGGCGCAGCTTTCGCTCGCCATCGACGGCATCGCGGAGGCCTGCACCGCACTCGGCACACCCATCACCGGCGGCAACGTCTCGCTCTACAACGAGACACGCATCGGCGGCGAAGCGGTCGGCATCTACCCCACGCCCGTCCTCGGCATCGTCGGCATCATCGACGATGTGACGAAAGCGGTTCCAAGCGGCTTTGTTGGTCGCAACGACGAAGTTATTCTGCTGACGGGCGCTTCCTCTATCGGCGAGCGCTCGCCCGAAGATCTCGTCAAGGAACTTGGCTCCACGGCCCTCGCTCAGTCGGTCTTCGGTACAACCTGGGGAACGCCACCGGCCTTCAACCTGCAGGACGAGGCCGCGCTGCACCAGTTGCTGCAGCTCCTGGCGAAGGAAGGCCTGCTGACTTCGGCCTTCGATCTCTCCGATGGCGGTCTGGCCGTCGCTCTGGCGAAGGCCTGCGTGAAGGGCAACGTCGGATGCGAGATCTTCCCGTCCCATCTCAACAACTCCCTGCGGCAGGTCAGTGAACTGTTCTCTGAGACCTCTGCCGTCATCGTCACGGCGCGCCCCGGCACCTTTGCAAAGATCGACGCACACACGGAAAAGGTCGGCACCATCTTCGCCCAGCATATCGGCATCACCGGCGGCGACCGTCTCACCATTCCGTTTGAAGATGCGAGCATCCGCATTTCGGTCAGCGATCTTTCTCTCGCATTCAACGAAAAGTTAGCGGCTGAGCGGGTCGATCAGGTGGTGTCCGCATGA
- a CDS encoding HI0074 family nucleotidyltransferase substrate-binding subunit, with the protein MIDLTAFRNAVQQLSSAIQEQAREPERVLLRAGLIQTFEFTYELSHKMLKRYLMSVTPSPEQIDLLTFEGLIRLGDEAGLLLSPIAVWKDFRKARTETSHTYNEEKAVAVLNRIPAFEQEAKHLLERLRERIESHDE; encoded by the coding sequence ATGATCGACCTCACTGCCTTCCGGAACGCCGTTCAACAGCTCTCGTCCGCAATTCAGGAGCAGGCGCGTGAGCCCGAACGGGTTCTGCTCCGGGCAGGCTTGATCCAGACCTTTGAGTTCACCTATGAGTTGTCACATAAGATGCTCAAGCGATATCTCATGTCGGTTACGCCCAGCCCTGAGCAGATTGATCTGCTTACCTTTGAGGGCTTGATCAGGCTCGGTGATGAAGCTGGTCTCCTCCTTTCGCCTATCGCGGTCTGGAAAGATTTTCGCAAAGCAAGAACAGAAACGAGTCACACCTACAACGAAGAGAAAGCTGTCGCAGTGTTGAACAGAATTCCGGCCTTCGAACAAGAAGCGAAGCACCTGCTCGAACGGCTGCGGGAGAGGATCGAATCCCATGATGAGTAG
- the purF gene encoding amidophosphoribosyltransferase: MMSSTGIAISNEEAQIVSSILATHLPDREVWIFGSRAKGTARRRSDLDLAIGGNEPLPLSIRASLFDEFDASDIPYRVDILDLTTITPQFRKAIEQDFIPFSEALLHGDPNNMENSEADDHFDKLREECGVMAIYNHSDAARLTYWGLYALQHRGQESGGIAVSNGEEITDLKGMGLVSEIFTDPVLEKLPGHIAIGHTRYSTTGDSALLNAQPISVESTKGQIVIAHNGNLVNLGTARERLERDGAIFSTTSDSEIIVQLIAHSKHTMLVDCIAESLSQVEGAFSIVMMTRNRIFAARDPHGFRPLSMGRIKGENGAPDTFVFASETCAFDLLKAKYERDIKPGELVMVSEDGVTSRYFNTDTKQASCVFEHVYFARPDSRIFGRWVQQSRDEMGKTLARESGVPADVIVPVPDSGVTAAIGYATESGIPFNFGLIRNHYVGRTFIQPEQRVRDFGVRMKLNPVRALLEGKRVILIDDSIIRGTTSRKIVRMVRAAGASEVHMRISCPPTISPCFYGVDTPSKKDLIAANKTVEEIRAFIEADSLAYLSLDGLVHSCTDKDPTPNTYCTACYTGNYPTQWIDVKEILPAIAHAVKPDEIIHEDEVTEETVKPQSQLAF, encoded by the coding sequence ATGATGAGTAGTACCGGAATTGCAATATCAAACGAGGAAGCTCAAATTGTGTCTTCGATCCTGGCAACGCACCTCCCCGATCGGGAGGTCTGGATTTTTGGATCCCGAGCGAAAGGCACCGCAAGACGGCGGTCAGATCTGGATCTGGCCATAGGCGGAAACGAGCCTTTGCCGCTTAGCATCAGGGCCAGCCTGTTTGATGAATTTGACGCTTCGGATATCCCGTACCGCGTCGATATCCTCGACTTGACGACTATTACACCTCAATTCCGCAAAGCTATCGAGCAGGATTTCATCCCCTTTTCAGAAGCCCTACTTCACGGAGACCCGAACAACATGGAGAACTCCGAAGCTGACGATCACTTCGACAAGCTCCGCGAAGAGTGCGGCGTCATGGCCATATACAACCACTCCGACGCCGCTCGTCTCACCTACTGGGGCCTCTACGCTCTCCAGCATCGCGGACAGGAGTCCGGCGGCATCGCCGTCTCCAACGGCGAAGAGATCACTGACCTCAAGGGCATGGGTCTCGTCTCCGAGATCTTCACCGATCCCGTCCTGGAAAAGCTCCCCGGCCACATCGCCATCGGCCACACGCGCTACTCGACGACAGGTGACTCCGCCCTCCTGAACGCGCAGCCCATCTCGGTCGAGAGCACCAAGGGTCAGATCGTCATCGCCCACAACGGCAACCTGGTGAATCTTGGCACGGCACGCGAGCGTCTGGAACGCGATGGCGCAATCTTCTCCACGACCTCGGACTCCGAGATCATCGTCCAGCTTATCGCGCACTCCAAACACACCATGCTCGTGGACTGCATCGCGGAGTCGCTCTCGCAAGTTGAAGGCGCATTTTCCATCGTCATGATGACGCGCAATCGCATCTTCGCCGCGCGCGATCCACACGGCTTCCGCCCGCTTTCGATGGGTCGTATCAAAGGCGAGAACGGCGCTCCGGACACCTTCGTCTTTGCCTCCGAAACCTGCGCCTTCGATCTGCTGAAAGCCAAGTACGAGCGCGACATCAAGCCCGGCGAACTCGTCATGGTCTCGGAAGACGGCGTCACCTCGCGCTACTTCAACACCGACACCAAGCAGGCCTCCTGCGTCTTCGAGCACGTCTACTTCGCGCGTCCGGACAGCCGCATCTTCGGTCGCTGGGTGCAGCAGAGCCGCGATGAGATGGGCAAGACCCTCGCCCGCGAATCCGGCGTCCCTGCGGACGTCATCGTGCCCGTGCCCGACTCCGGTGTCACCGCCGCGATTGGCTACGCCACGGAATCCGGTATCCCCTTCAACTTCGGCCTCATCCGCAACCACTACGTGGGCCGCACCTTCATCCAGCCGGAACAGCGCGTCCGCGACTTTGGCGTCCGCATGAAGCTGAATCCCGTCCGCGCCCTGCTCGAAGGCAAGCGCGTCATCCTGATCGACGATTCGATTATTCGCGGCACCACCTCACGCAAGATCGTCCGCATGGTCCGTGCTGCCGGTGCCAGCGAAGTCCACATGCGCATCTCCTGCCCGCCGACCATTTCGCCCTGCTTCTACGGCGTGGATACTCCGAGCAAGAAAGACCTCATCGCCGCCAACAAGACTGTCGAAGAGATCCGCGCTTTCATCGAAGCCGACTCGCTCGCGTATCTCTCGCTCGACGGCCTCGTCCACTCCTGCACGGACAAAGATCCGACACCGAACACCTACTGCACCGCCTGCTACACCGGCAACTATCCCACGCAGTGGATCGACGTGAAGGAGATCCTTCCGGCCATCGCACACGCGGTCAAGCCGGATGAGATCATCCACGAAGACGAGGTTACGGAAGAGACCGTCAAGCCACAGAGCCAGCTGGCGTTCTAG
- a CDS encoding glyoxalase/bleomycin resistance protein/dioxygenase, whose protein sequence is MRKNSLLGALLFLAGTVLMQAAPPRPKITGIAYVRFYTTDRAGAQHLYGDGLGLTLRHEKGMDVYLVGTSQRIEMDAKAGVSTDQPMLEEIGFETSDPVALEQYLRSRGVTHFTKIPDGFLLADRTTPRIAFVKHRDNPVHDTSREVSHQIIHAGFTVKDRAQEDPLFLSVLGFRPYWIGGRAGNATDPDWVSLQTPDAHEWIEYMLHPSPHDNARQRGSAFHVSLGVVEMNAAIAKLKANGWSDPKGAEMKPQAGLDGKYQYNLWDPDSSRIELMEFVPYTKPCCSQFTQANPSPGDR, encoded by the coding sequence ATGAGAAAGAACTCTCTTCTGGGTGCACTTCTATTTTTGGCCGGCACGGTGTTGATGCAAGCTGCTCCGCCACGGCCGAAGATCACAGGCATTGCGTATGTGAGGTTTTATACGACGGATCGCGCGGGTGCGCAGCATCTCTACGGTGATGGGCTTGGGCTGACGCTGCGGCACGAGAAGGGGATGGATGTTTACCTCGTCGGCACATCGCAGCGGATTGAGATGGATGCCAAGGCGGGTGTGTCGACGGATCAGCCGATGCTGGAGGAGATCGGGTTTGAGACGTCCGATCCCGTGGCGTTGGAGCAGTATCTTCGGTCGCGTGGCGTGACGCACTTCACGAAGATTCCGGACGGATTCCTGCTGGCGGACCGCACGACCCCGCGGATTGCGTTTGTGAAGCACCGCGATAATCCGGTGCACGATACATCGCGCGAGGTTTCGCACCAGATCATTCATGCGGGTTTCACGGTGAAAGATCGCGCGCAGGAGGATCCCTTATTTCTGAGTGTTCTGGGATTCAGGCCGTACTGGATCGGTGGACGCGCCGGGAACGCAACGGATCCCGACTGGGTGAGTCTGCAGACGCCGGATGCGCATGAGTGGATTGAGTACATGCTGCACCCGTCACCGCATGACAATGCACGGCAGCGCGGAAGCGCGTTTCATGTGAGCCTGGGCGTGGTGGAGATGAACGCTGCCATCGCGAAGCTGAAGGCCAATGGGTGGAGCGATCCGAAGGGTGCCGAGATGAAGCCGCAGGCCGGACTGGATGGGAAGTACCAGTACAACCTGTGGGACCCGGATTCCAGCCGGATTGAGCTGATGGAGTTCGTGCCGTATACGAAGCCTTGTTGCAGTCAGTTTACGCAGGCGAATCCGTCACCAGGGGACCGGTAG